A stretch of Trichomycterus rosablanca isolate fTriRos1 chromosome 8, fTriRos1.hap1, whole genome shotgun sequence DNA encodes these proteins:
- the fgl1 gene encoding fibrinogen-like protein 1, producing the protein MGTSHLFWIWIVLCFDLTGSSPDECQQERDRLRAQLRRMEARAQKQQEMIQHLLNLNQQAQHSVNETIFFDLGEKHYTDCAQIFNDGNSRSGFYMIKPVNSPDQIRVYCDMTEGGGWTVFQRRSDGSQSFDRDWNDYKTGFGDMESANGEFWLGNDNLHYLTSQGEYNLRINLEDFEGRHRFATYKKFKVDSEENRYQLQFGEYTGNAGDSLSGSYHPEVQYWASHRGMKFSTKDKDNDRYERSCALEDKAGWWFNRCHSANLNGLYYKGPYSAVTDDGIVWYTWHGWWYSLKSVQMKIRPSEFEPNEV; encoded by the exons ATGGGAACATCTCATCTTTTCTGGATAtggattgttttgtgttttgaccTTACTGGCTCT TCACCTGATGAATGCCAGCAGGAGAGAGACAGACTTCGAGCACAGTTAAGGCGTATGGAAGCTCGTGCTCAGAAGCAACAGGAGATGATCCAGCACTTGTTGAACCTCAATCAGCAGGCTCAGCATTCTGTAAATGAGACCATCTTTTTTGATCTAGGCGAGAAACACTACACAG ACTGTGCTCAGATTTTCAATGATGGTAACAGTAGGAGTGGATTCTACATGATTAAACCTGTGAATAGTCCAGACCAGATCAGAGTGTACTGTGATATGACGGAAGGAGGAGGGTGGACAGTTTTTCAAAGACGTTCAGATGGCAGCCAGTCGTTCGACAG AGATTGGAATGATTACAAGACTGGGTTTGGTGATATGGAATCTGCAAATGGAGAATTCTGGTTAGGAAATGACAACCTGCATTACCTGACATCTCAAG GTGAGTACAATTTAAGAATCAACTTGGAGGACTTTGAAGGCCGCCATCGTTTTGCCACGTACAAAAAGTTCAAGGTTGACAGTGAAGAG AATCGTTATCAGTTGCAGTTTGGAGAATACACAGGAAATGCAGGAGACTCGCTCTCTGGCAGCTACCATCCAGAGGTTCAGTACTGGGCAAGCCACAGGGGAATGAAATTCAGCACAAAGGATAAGGATAATGACCGCTATGAACGCAGTTGTGCTCTGGAAGATAAGGCTGGCTGGTGGTTTAACAG GTGTCACTCTGCCAATTTGAACGGATTGTACTACAAGGGCCCGTACAGTGCAGTGACTGATGACGGGATAGTGTGGTACACCTGGCATGGTTGGTGGTACTCCCTCAAATCTGTGCAGATGAAGATCAGACCCAGTGAATTTGAACCAAATGAAGTCTAA